One Aegilops tauschii subsp. strangulata cultivar AL8/78 chromosome 7, Aet v6.0, whole genome shotgun sequence genomic window carries:
- the LOC109741997 gene encoding uncharacterized protein isoform X1: protein MQALGQAIDIRLGLAIDSPKATLAVKRSLACEMVKCWQQAHESIADIPLLDGWGEKHRLFVKWKHMEAKAAAYYYHVLILDESNTEKSQRAAVAALQSAEESLRESRAVCEAFHSASPCRVDGEHEMVLPLQEREPCK from the exons ATGCAAGCACTTGGTCAG GCAATTGATATTCGACTTGGGTTGGCAATTGACAGTCCAAAGGCTACCCTAGCTGTCAAAAGGAGTCTGGCATGTGAGATGGTCAAGTGCTGGCAGCAG GCACATGAAAGCATCGCGGACATACCTCTGCTCGACGGCTGGGGCGAAAAGCACAGGCTCTTTGTAAAGTGGAAGCACATGGAAGCAAAA GCTGCGGCGTATTACTACCATGTGCTTATTCTTGACGAAAGCAACACTGAGAAGTCTCAACGAGCGGCCGTAGCGGCACTGCAGTCCGCGGAGGAGTCCCTGAGGGAGAGCAGAGCCGTCTGTGAGGCCTTCCACTCTGCATCCCCTTGTCGAGTTGACGGGGAGCACGAGATGGTGCTCCCACTGCAAGAGAGGGAGCCATGCAAATAG
- the LOC109741997 gene encoding uncharacterized protein isoform X2 yields the protein MSASRPKATLAVKRSLACEMVKCWQQAHESIADIPLLDGWGEKHRLFVKWKHMEAKAAAYYYHVLILDESNTEKSQRAAVAALQSAEESLRESRAVCEAFHSASPCRVDGEHEMVLPLQEREPCK from the exons ATGTCGGCTTCTCG TCCAAAGGCTACCCTAGCTGTCAAAAGGAGTCTGGCATGTGAGATGGTCAAGTGCTGGCAGCAG GCACATGAAAGCATCGCGGACATACCTCTGCTCGACGGCTGGGGCGAAAAGCACAGGCTCTTTGTAAAGTGGAAGCACATGGAAGCAAAA GCTGCGGCGTATTACTACCATGTGCTTATTCTTGACGAAAGCAACACTGAGAAGTCTCAACGAGCGGCCGTAGCGGCACTGCAGTCCGCGGAGGAGTCCCTGAGGGAGAGCAGAGCCGTCTGTGAGGCCTTCCACTCTGCATCCCCTTGTCGAGTTGACGGGGAGCACGAGATGGTGCTCCCACTGCAAGAGAGGGAGCCATGCAAATAG
- the LOC109742006 gene encoding uncharacterized protein: protein MECEPEELQFLGPVGIYRESVAILRAHRPLYARIAAAFVLPLSALFLAHIAISHALFSTIDSDDSALESSAPGTASQQRILQRLGADWAALVLFKAAYLLALLLFSLLSTAAAVFSVASVYSAKHDALTFPRVLSVVPRVWRRLAATFLSAFALLFAYHFVFAVVFIALLVAVDNGSTLAGLLAFVVIVAYLVGLVYLSVVWHLASVVSVLEDYKGFQAMRKSKALIQGKLWTVVIIFVTLNIVFVVVEFAFRAWIVQGARHGLGAGGRLLLGLVILAALCSVVMVALVVQTVVYLVCKSYHHESIDKSNISDHLEVYLGDYVPLKASDVQMQHFGDEV from the coding sequence CCCCGTCGGCATCTACCGGGAGTCGGTGGCCATCCTGCGCGCGCACCGCCCGCTCTACGCCCGCATCGCCGCCGCCTTCGTCCTCCCGCTCTCCGCGCTCTTCCTCGCCCACATCGCCATCTCCCACGCCCTCTTCTCCACCATCGACTCCGACGACTCCGCCCTCGAGTCCTCCGCCCCCGGGACCGCCTCCCAGCAGCGGATCCTCCAGCGGCTCGGCGCCGACTGGGCCGCCCTCGTCCTCTTCAAGGCCGCCTACCTCCTCGCGCTCCTCCTCTTCTCGCTcctctccaccgccgccgccgtcttctCCGTCGCCTCCGTCTACTCCGCCAAGCACGACGCGCTCACCTTCCCGCGGGTGCTCTCCGTCGTGCCCCGCGTCTGGCGCCGCCTCGCGGCCACCTTCCTCTCCGCCTTCGCGCTGCTCTTCGCCTACCACTTCGTCTTCGCCGTCGTCTTCAtcgcgctcctcgtcgccgtcgacAATGGCTCCACCCTCGCCGGGCTCCTCGCCTTCGTCGTCATCGTCGCCTACCTAGTCGGGCTCGTCTACCTCAGCGTCGTCTGGCACCTCGCCAGCGTCGTCTCGGTGCTCGAGGACTACAAGGGGTTCCAGGCCATGCGCAAGAGCAAGGCGCTCATCCAGGGGAAGCTCTGGACCGTCGTGATCATCTTCGTCACGCTCAACATCGTCTTCGTCGTCGTGGAGTTCGCCTTCCGCGCCTGGATCGTCCAGGGCGCGCGCCACGGTCTCGGCGCGGGAGGGAGGCTGCTCCTTGGCCTCGTCATCCTGGCTGCGCTGTGCTCGGTCGTCATGGTGGCGCTGGTGGTGCAGACGGTGGTGTACCTGGTGTGCAAGAGCTACCACCACGAGAGCATCGACAAGAGCAACATCTCCGACCACCTCGAGGTCTACCTCGGCGACTACGTCCCGCTCAAGGCCAGCGACGTGCAGATGCAGCACTTCGGCGACGAGGTCTGA